GGCGTAAACGCCATCGGCGGTCGCAATCAAGGACGAAGGCCGCTTGAGCGCGGAGAAGCGCGTGTGCTTGATGAATTTGCCGTCCGCGGCAGGACCGTATCCGACCGAGCCGGTGAAGAATTCATCGTCAACGATGGTGGCCACCTGACTGCCGATCGGGTTGTTCGCGTTGATCCAGTACGAGACGCGGATGATTCGGTTGAAGCCGCGCTCGGGAATCAGCACGGGAGAATTCTTCGAACCGGTCCGCATGTTGGGCCAATCCATCCAGCCTTTGGGGAGCTGCTGATCCGTTCCGGTCTGGCCGGTGGCCATGCCTTCGACATCGATCGTTTCGGGGCAGTAGAAAACAGTCGCCTTGGTTTGGACGCCGCCGGCGATGTAGCCGTCGCGATCGAGGATCGGCGCCCAACCGTCGCACGGGTTGACGCCGGTGGTGTCGGACATGTTGTACGACGGGATGACAATTTCCTTGTTATCTCCGGCGTACGCGTGCATGCCGATCGCGGATTGCCGCTGGGAATTGAGGCAGACGGTGGCGCGTGCGGCCCTTCGTGCCGCGGCGAGTGCGGGGAGCAGGATGCCGATCAGCGTCGCGATGATCGCGATCACGATCAGGAGTTCGATAAGGGTGAAGGCACGTCGGTGCTCGCGTTTCTGCATGCGGGAAGCTTACAAGGAATGCGGTACAATGTTGCGACCGGCGCGCACGCGGCGTTCATGATCGGATAATTGTGAGCGTCGTGTGAAGGGGCGCGCGGACCGGTGAGCGGCTCGTGCAAGGGACGGGAGCAAAGCGATGAAGTTGAAGAATGTGTGGAAAGCACCGGTGCTCGCGATGCTTGGCGCTGGAATGGCCGTCGCGCAGACGACACCCGGAAAGCCGAGCGCTCCGAAAGCGCCGGACGCTCCGGCTTCGAACGCTCCTGCTCCCAGCAGTCCGGCCAACGGCACCCCCACCAACGGCACCCCCACCAGCGGCACCCCCACCAACAACACGCCCACCAACAACACGCCGCACAATCGGCCCGGCCCTTCGAATCCGCCTGGTGCTACAAACCCGACAAACGGACAGGTTCCCGGAACGACCACACCGACCGGACCGGGCTCGACAACACCCCAGAATCGGCCGACCACGCCTACAACCGGGCCGGTCGTGACGCCTGAGGCCGGAATGCAGGGAGCGCCGCCGGAATGGCCAAAGGTCACGCAGGGTCCGTACATCACCACCTCGGTGCCGAAGGACTGGCTGCTGCAAATCATCGTCGATCTTTCGAGCAACGGCAGCATCAATCCGGCGCTCTGGGTGCAGAGCAGCACGCCGTTTGTGTTCGACTCCATGACGATGGTTTTTCCGATCGTCGCGAATGCGAGCAACTCTCAGGTGAACATTTCGGGTGTTCGAAGTTGGCTGCGATTCGAAGGACACGATGTCATGACGGGCGGTTTCGCGAAGGAGTGGACGGCGGAGAATCCGGCGCCGGTTCTCCTCCGAACCATGGCCAACGGTCAGCTTTATCCGGCGGGCGTGATGCTGGGCAAGTGGTACTGGGAAAAGCAGAACACGCAGACAAAGACGGTTCAGTTGATGATCGAGATTCCGTCGACTTCGACGCGCACCTTCATCGACGACGCGGGCGCGTGCAAAGTGGAGTGGCCGAAGGGCCCGTGGCCGGAGATTGCCGCGGCGTGCTTCCAGCCGCAGATGTTCATCGATTGCGGGATCGACCCCGTGACGTACGAGATGAAGATGTACAACATGAAGCCGGTCCAGGACGCCGTGCGCGAATGGACCAACGGCAACCCGAAGGCCGTGACGCCTCACAAGCTGGCGAAGTATCTGACGCACAAAGTGGTGCACGGGATGATCCCGGGCCGACCCGATATTTACTGGGGGACGCTGCCCCAGTCGATCCTGGGCCTTGATCTGCTCGGCGCGCCGCTGGCTTTGCAGACCAGGCAGATCGGCGTGAAGGACATGGGAACGGTGCTCGTCGCGTGCATGCGCGAGGCGGGATTGCCCGCGCGACTGGTGTACGGCTATCAGGCGATGCAGGACGTCTCGGACGGGAACTCGCTCGTTCACTTTGCGAGCAACGACCGGTTCCGTTGCTGGGTTGAGTATTGCCTCTACGACGAAGCGAAGAAGACGGTCAACTGGGTACCGATCGACTATCAGCAGTTCCGATTCACCTCGAACGCGATGGGCAACCTCGATGAACCGTGGAATTACATCGGAACCCTGACGTATGCGGATTCGATGGTCCCCGTCGCGCTGCAGGCTTTCCCCCCCACGACCGTGATGGGCTACGGCTATCCGGCGTTGTGGGGCTGGGTGCTCATGCCCGGCGTGCCTGTGAATCTCGGGCAGCAGGTGACAGTGAGCACGAGCCGCGCGGGTACCTCGCCCCAGAACGCGAAGAAGAACCAGGGCGAGAGCAACAACCCGCCGAACCAGGTGCGGTGAACGGCTCGCTTTGTTGTTCAGCTTCGCCGCGCGACTTGCGGACGAAGCGCTGTGCTATTTGAGTGTGTTCGACTCGGGCAAAGGCAAGAACGTGTAATCGTCGGTCGTGTTTGTGATCCCCGGCGGAACTCGCACCCGCATGCGCGCGTGCATATCGACGTAGAGCAGGTTCGCCTCGATGTGGGAAGGGTGATACCAGATGCTGCCGCGGTCGCCGCCGGATTGAAAGTTGTAGATCGGGTGCGTGCCGATCATCCATGTTTTTCCGGTGTCACCGACGAAGGGCATCGGGCCGCCGTCGCCGGTGTCGGTGCGCGGCACGAGCGTCGGTACCTCATCGCCTTCGAGCGCGTGATCGTTGAGCGTGTAGCTGGAGCCGACGAGTTCGTAGTAGGACTCGGTCGAGTCGAATCCGGGAATAGGAACGCCGGTGTTTCGCGCGCCGCGATCGAGAGGCGAGCGGAACGCGTCGAGCTCGAATCGAGGTTCGCCCTTGATCGCGGGCTTCAAGTCGAGCGATACGACGTACTTGTTGAGCGGTCGCTTGTCGGCGCCGGTGGTGTTGATGCCGTAGAAGGGAAGCGTGCCGCTGGTGCCCCCGAAGAGTGCGCCGATGACGGCGGTGCCGCCGGCGGGGAGTGCGCCCTTTGTTTGAGGCAGCGTGTCGCGGAAATCGTTGAAGTAGAGCGTGACGCCCACGCCGATCTGCTTGAGCTTGGAGAGGCAGGCGAGCGAGCGCCCCGTGAGGCGGGCCTGTGCAAGACCGGGAAGCAGCACGCCGATCAGGACCGCGATCACGGCGATGACGACAAGGAGTTCGATAAGGGTGAAGGCGCGGCGCACGCAGAAGCGTATTCCGGGTTTTTGCCGCCCCGGCGTGACGCTTCTATTTGTCCGCGAGCGGATTGCGGAAGTGCTTGTCCTGCACGGGCGCAACGGCTTCGAGAACTTTGCAGAGCACGTTGGCGGGTGCGCCGACGGCGTTCACTTCGGTGACGAGATTCTTCGGGTAGAAATCCAGTACCGGGAAGGTGTCGCGCTCATAGACGTCCCAGCGCCGGCGGATCACTTCTTCGCGCGCATCGTCGGGGCGGTTTTCCTTGAGTGCGCGCCGGGCGAGGCGCTTGATCATCTCTTCCTTGTCCTCGCACTTGAGATGAACGATGCGCAGCACATTGATGTACTTGTGCATGAGGCGCGCCTGCGCGACGTTGCGGGGCAGGCCGTCAAGAATGAGCAGATCGGCGCGGGGCTTGTAGATCGAGAGCGTGGTGTACGCGTGGATGGTCTGGGACCAGAGCCGGATGACGACGTCGTCGGGAACCAGTTCGCCGCGGGATGAATAGGAGAAAAAGATCTTGCCGATGTCGGAGTTGATGTCGATGTTGCGGAACATCTCGCCCGTCGACATGTGGAAGAAGCCGGGGATCGTCGAGAGGATCTTGCCCTGGGTCCCCTTGCCGGCGCCCGGTGCGCCGAAGAGGAGAATGGTCTGGTAGCGGTCGTCGGCCATGAGGTTTTCCGTCTCAAGAGCGCAAGAATGACAACGCCCCGGATGGGGGGGTCGAAAGTGTAATCGGATTGCCGGCGGCGGGCCTTGGGGACGGGGCGGCCTGGAAACGAAAAACCCCGCAATTCGGCGGGGTTTGCGCGTCCGGAAGCGCTTACATCGGAACTCCCGACGTTGCCCAGCGCGAGTGTGGCACGGCGGCATTCTCCGATTCGTGGAGTGTGAGCAGCGCCGAGATCAGACCTGCCGGAGGAATCGCAAGTCGTTCTCGAAGAGCAGCCTGATGTCGGGAATTGAATAGCGCCCCATCGCGATTCGCTCGATGCCGAATCCGAACGCGAACCCGGTCCATTCCTCGGGATCGATGCCGCAGTGTTCGAGCACGGCCGGATCGACCATACCGCAGCCGCCGAGTTCGATCCAGCGTGCGGGCTGATCGGGACGGAGCCGGATCTTCATGTCGAGTTCGGCGCTCGGCTCGGTAAAGGGGAAGTACGAAGGCCGCAGACGAACCTCGGCATCCTCACCGAAATAGGCCCGCGCGAATTGCAGGAGTGTGGTCTTGAGATCGATCATCGAAACACCGCGATCGAGGTAGAGGCCCTCGATCTGATGGAACATAAACGAGTGCGTCGCGTCGACCGTGTCGGGCCGGTAGACGCGCCCGGGCGAGATGATCTTGATCGGGCGGGTCAGTTTGCCCCCGCCTTCCTTGACGGCGGCTTCCATCACGCGCACCTGCACGGTCGAAGTCTGCGAACGGATCATGCGCGGGCGCGCGGTCGTGCGCGGGTCATCGACGTAGAAATTGTCCGCGGGGTCGCGCGCGGGGTGGCCGGCCGGGATGTTGAGCTTGATGAAGTTGTGCTCGTCATCTTCGAGCTCGGGCCCCTCGGCGACTTCAAAACCCATGCGTCCGAAGACTTCGCAGAGTTCGTCGATCACGCGCGTGATGATGTGCGCGCGGCCCATCGACTGGCTCGAAACAAAACCGGGTTCGGTCATGTCCAGCCGCTGCACGTGCGCCGATGCGGCGGTCGCGATCTGAGCCTTCTTTTCTTCGAACGCCTGCTCGAGCGCCGCCTTGACTTGATTCATCCTCGCGCCGACGGCGGGCTTCTGCTCCTTCGGCACGTCCTTGAACCCGGCCATCGCGGCCTTGAGCTTGCCGCTGCCGGCGAGATACGCCAGGCGCCAATTCTCGAGCGCGTCGGCGGAGGTCGTCGCACCGAGTTCGGCGAGGCCGTTCCTTTCGAGTGATTCGATCAGGTCGAGCATTGGGCGGGATGGTAGGGAGAAGAGAAGTAGGTCCTATGGAAATGCACGAGGCTCACCGATTGGTGAGCCTCGCAACAAACATTTGCTTCTGTGGCGTTCTCAGCCCTTCGCTTCGCCCTTGTCCTTGCGGACCTTGGCGGCAAAAGCGGTGCGCTTGTCGGCGATGCGCCGGCGGGTGCTCGGCTTGCCGCCGATTTCCGGCCCCTCTTCGTTGCCGACGAGCTGGAGCACGCAGAGTTCCGCGGCATCGCCGATGCGATGGCGTCCGAGCTTCACGATGCGGGTGTAGCCACCCGGCCGATCGGTGAAGCGGGGCGCGACGCGCTCGAAGATGTGCTTCACGAGCTTGGGAGCTTTGCGCAGTTCACCGTAGCGGTTGCGCTCGACTTCTTCCGACTTGGGCAGATCGAAGAAGCCCTCGCGGAATTCGCGGAGGTTCTTGACGT
The DNA window shown above is from Phycisphaeraceae bacterium and carries:
- a CDS encoding nucleoside monophosphate kinase; translation: MADDRYQTILLFGAPGAGKGTQGKILSTIPGFFHMSTGEMFRNIDINSDIGKIFFSYSSRGELVPDDVVIRLWSQTIHAYTTLSIYKPRADLLILDGLPRNVAQARLMHKYINVLRIVHLKCEDKEEMIKRLARRALKENRPDDAREEVIRRRWDVYERDTFPVLDFYPKNLVTEVNAVGAPANVLCKVLEAVAPVQDKHFRNPLADK
- the pheS gene encoding phenylalanine--tRNA ligase subunit alpha, encoding MLDLIESLERNGLAELGATTSADALENWRLAYLAGSGKLKAAMAGFKDVPKEQKPAVGARMNQVKAALEQAFEEKKAQIATAASAHVQRLDMTEPGFVSSQSMGRAHIITRVIDELCEVFGRMGFEVAEGPELEDDEHNFIKLNIPAGHPARDPADNFYVDDPRTTARPRMIRSQTSTVQVRVMEAAVKEGGGKLTRPIKIISPGRVYRPDTVDATHSFMFHQIEGLYLDRGVSMIDLKTTLLQFARAYFGEDAEVRLRPSYFPFTEPSAELDMKIRLRPDQPARWIELGGCGMVDPAVLEHCGIDPEEWTGFAFGFGIERIAMGRYSIPDIRLLFENDLRFLRQV
- a CDS encoding transglutaminase domain-containing protein — protein: MKLKNVWKAPVLAMLGAGMAVAQTTPGKPSAPKAPDAPASNAPAPSSPANGTPTNGTPTSGTPTNNTPTNNTPHNRPGPSNPPGATNPTNGQVPGTTTPTGPGSTTPQNRPTTPTTGPVVTPEAGMQGAPPEWPKVTQGPYITTSVPKDWLLQIIVDLSSNGSINPALWVQSSTPFVFDSMTMVFPIVANASNSQVNISGVRSWLRFEGHDVMTGGFAKEWTAENPAPVLLRTMANGQLYPAGVMLGKWYWEKQNTQTKTVQLMIEIPSTSTRTFIDDAGACKVEWPKGPWPEIAAACFQPQMFIDCGIDPVTYEMKMYNMKPVQDAVREWTNGNPKAVTPHKLAKYLTHKVVHGMIPGRPDIYWGTLPQSILGLDLLGAPLALQTRQIGVKDMGTVLVACMREAGLPARLVYGYQAMQDVSDGNSLVHFASNDRFRCWVEYCLYDEAKKTVNWVPIDYQQFRFTSNAMGNLDEPWNYIGTLTYADSMVPVALQAFPPTTVMGYGYPALWGWVLMPGVPVNLGQQVTVSTSRAGTSPQNAKKNQGESNNPPNQVR
- a CDS encoding prepilin-type N-terminal cleavage/methylation domain-containing protein, whose product is MRRAFTLIELLVVIAVIAVLIGVLLPGLAQARLTGRSLACLSKLKQIGVGVTLYFNDFRDTLPQTKGALPAGGTAVIGALFGGTSGTLPFYGINTTGADKRPLNKYVVSLDLKPAIKGEPRFELDAFRSPLDRGARNTGVPIPGFDSTESYYELVGSSYTLNDHALEGDEVPTLVPRTDTGDGGPMPFVGDTGKTWMIGTHPIYNFQSGGDRGSIWYHPSHIEANLLYVDMHARMRVRVPPGITNTTDDYTFLPLPESNTLK
- the rplQ gene encoding 50S ribosomal protein L17, whose product is MRHRRAGSRLTRTSSHRDSMLRNMAASLFEHGQITTTIPKAKAVQPFVEKIITDAKKGDLASRRRVISKLGHDRLAFEWMYLPKNASEAEKEHVKNLREFREGFFDLPKSEEVERNRYGELRKAPKLVKHIFERVAPRFTDRPGGYTRIVKLGRHRIGDAAELCVLQLVGNEEGPEIGGKPSTRRRIADKRTAFAAKVRKDKGEAKG
- a CDS encoding prepilin-type N-terminal cleavage/methylation domain-containing protein, whose translation is MQKREHRRAFTLIELLIVIAIIATLIGILLPALAAARRAARATVCLNSQRQSAIGMHAYAGDNKEIVIPSYNMSDTTGVNPCDGWAPILDRDGYIAGGVQTKATVFYCPETIDVEGMATGQTGTDQQLPKGWMDWPNMRTGSKNSPVLIPERGFNRIIRVSYWINANNPIGSQVATIVDDEFFTGSVGYGPAADGKFIKHTRFSALKRPSSLIATADGVYAGRQRDNKVGTTNCRVGYRHPGAGGGAANVAFADGHASIVTARDFPRGLNGTTDLDLVREENSYGKPTVYADPDKSLAVK